GCTAAGGATAGCAGAGAGGAAGGAGTGATACCAATTCAAAATTCAAAATTCAGAGGTATTATTACCATCTGAGTTTTAAGATTTGAATCTGTTGCTTAATTTTGGTGAATTGATATGAGGGCAATAGGGTAAAAATAACTAATAACAAATGACGAATGACAAATGACAAATTTTAAATTATCCAATGAGGATTGATTTGTTTTGGTAATTCAATTTTGAAGGTGGAGCCTTCACCCAGATTACTAGTGACGCTAATTGTACCTTGCATCATCTGTACTAAGGATTTGGTAATTGCTAATCCCAAACCCATACCTTCATATTTCCGACTGTTACTTTGATCGACTTGGCGGAATTGCTCAAAAATACACTCTAGGTAATCTGGTGCAATACCTATACCTGTATCTTCAACTGCGATCGCAATTTTCTCGCTATTAATTTCCCAGACTTTGACTTTGACGCTACCTGCGGCTGTAAATTTAATGGCGTTTAACAACAGTTTGACTAAAACTTGTCTGAGGCGATCGCTATCATTTACAATCCAGGGAGAAGCAAGATTGATATCTACTTGCAAATCTAATAATTTTTCTTCGGCTAGAGAACGGTGTTCGGCTACGGTTGTTAAAACCAAATTCTCTAAATTAAAATCATCTGTTTGTAACGATAAATTACCAGCTTCCACACTAGCAAAGTCCAGCATATCCTCAATAATAGATAATAGGTGATTGCCATTATTGAGAATACGTTGCACCATCTCAATTTGTTGTTCAGACAAGCTGGAAGTACGCTGACGCAATAATACTTGTGATAAACCCAAAATCACGTTGAGAGGAGTGCGCAGTTCGTGGGAAGTCGTAGCTAAAAATTGCGATTTTACCTCTGCTGCTTCTAATAGTTGCAAGTTTTGTAGCTGAATTTGCTGGCGGATTTTTTCGAGTTCGTGATTTTGCTCTAAGAGAATTTCATTTTGTCTCGCTAAACGTTCTTCGCGCTCCTCTAAGACTTGCAGCATGATGGTATTATTAATGGCGATCGCTGCTACTTCACCCAAAGCATCCAAAAGATGCTGTGAAGCAGTATTAAAAGCATGGGGATTTTCCCAGTTACCAATCGCCAATACTCCTAATCTTCCTGCTTGTGCAGATTTAATAGCTACAGCATACATTGAAGCAGGTGTAAAAGCTGAAAACGCTGGGACACAGGGACACAAAGAACATGAGGGAAAGTCATCAACACCACACTCTAACTCTTCTCTAGTTCCTTGAAATAGCTGTGCTACTCCAGTAGCAAACACCTGAGTCAGTAAACCTGGCTTGATATTAAAATTCTCGTCTGAGGAAATTGATTCACTTCGCCAATCCCACAGAGGATCGCCAGATGCTAAATTGCTATTAAGTTTGAGAAAAGGTAATTTCTCTGCACCTATTCCTGCTGTCGTGGTTAATTCCAGCTTTTTAGTTTGGGCATTATATAACCCTATCAGACAGAACTGAGCGCTATCAATTGTATTACAAACTTCCCTAACTATCGCTTCTAATAAATCGGGTAAATGGGTGAGCCGTTGGTTTGTAAGGTTAGTCAGTAGCTGGAGTATTCCCAGTTGTTGCGGTAGTTGAGGG
The genomic region above belongs to Calothrix sp. NIES-2098 and contains:
- a CDS encoding response regulator receiver sensor signal transduction histidine kinase, whose translation is MGANRRQVIMILTGTHIDMGKESISPQLPQQLGILQLLTNLTNQRLTHLPDLLEAIVREVCNTIDSAQFCLIGLYNAQTKKLELTTTAGIGAEKLPFLKLNSNLASGDPLWDWRSESISSDENFNIKPGLLTQVFATGVAQLFQGTREELECGVDDFPSCSLCPCVPAFSAFTPASMYAVAIKSAQAGRLGVLAIGNWENPHAFNTASQHLLDALGEVAAIAINNTIMLQVLEEREERLARQNEILLEQNHELEKIRQQIQLQNLQLLEAAEVKSQFLATTSHELRTPLNVILGLSQVLLRQRTSSLSEQQIEMVQRILNNGNHLLSIIEDMLDFASVEAGNLSLQTDDFNLENLVLTTVAEHRSLAEEKLLDLQVDINLASPWIVNDSDRLRQVLVKLLLNAIKFTAAGSVKVKVWEINSEKIAIAVEDTGIGIAPDYLECIFEQFRQVDQSNSRKYEGMGLGLAITKSLVQMMQGTISVTSNLGEGSTFKIELPKQINPHWII